From the genome of Rhodothermales bacterium, one region includes:
- a CDS encoding TonB-dependent receptor, which produces MLRALPLALLLLSLTPTAAAQTASVSGTVRDAETGETLIQATVVAEGTGLGVATNREGFYGLTGLGAGEVALVVSYVGYEPFRTTLNLGPDERRRLDVALRPSAVEGGEVVVESEAPLEEEKAVGVQNVPIRLIQQIPSAIENDLFRALQLLPGVKAASDFSSRLYIRGGSPDQTLILLDQTTVYNPTHFFGFFSTFNTDAIKDVRVFKGGYPAEYGGRLGSVIDVSNRDGNRNALDGKLSVGLLASRVNAEGPYRLPKALGGAEGSWFLALRRSTLEPLLAALRDSEEFIPDGFYFLDFNGKVNLDLSPNDRLSVSGYAGVDDVDFPFAENARFNLRYGNQTGSVRYTRIFSDRVFSTLRFTGSRYFSFPKAEVAGTEFEQRNTIDDVSAKADVEWLASPQFEVKAGAWGGDLSLRLNNFFDGRETLDSRIESRYFSGYGQATFRPTPAWILTGGLRAAYFSSGDYLRLEPRLSVERKFGERVLAQAAYGRYYQFLTLVSNEAFSAFDVWVTAAEAVPPSYGDQFVLGLKTRPLDNFGADVEVYYRTLRDLFEIDPNLPDVAGLEYADIFRFGEGYATGIEMQLERPKGRLNGFIGYTLALTQRKFIGADGDPVNPDANGEPQYYSPKYDRRHDLSLVANLELGRGWTLTGTFVYATGQAYTRANGRYDVDLPVGSIEGGAIETSGLNRARLPAYHRADLGFTREGSFFGLGDYELRLQTINLYSRRNVWFILTDLDEEFAAQDPVRMLPLLPNVSLTVDF; this is translated from the coding sequence ATGCTCCGCGCCCTGCCGCTCGCCCTGCTCCTCCTCTCGCTCACGCCGACGGCCGCGGCGCAAACGGCTTCCGTCAGCGGCACCGTCCGCGACGCTGAGACGGGCGAGACGCTGATCCAGGCGACGGTCGTCGCCGAGGGCACCGGGCTCGGCGTGGCGACGAACCGCGAGGGGTTCTACGGGCTCACCGGGCTCGGCGCGGGCGAGGTCGCGCTCGTGGTGTCGTACGTCGGCTACGAGCCGTTCCGCACGACGCTGAACCTCGGGCCGGACGAGCGGCGGCGGCTCGACGTGGCGCTGCGCCCGTCGGCCGTCGAGGGTGGCGAGGTCGTCGTCGAGAGCGAGGCGCCGCTCGAAGAGGAGAAGGCCGTCGGCGTGCAGAACGTGCCGATCCGGCTGATCCAGCAGATCCCGTCGGCGATCGAGAACGACCTCTTCCGCGCGCTCCAACTCCTCCCCGGCGTCAAGGCCGCGAGCGACTTCTCGTCCCGCCTCTACATCCGCGGCGGCTCGCCCGACCAGACCCTCATCCTCCTCGACCAGACGACGGTCTACAACCCGACCCACTTCTTCGGCTTCTTCTCGACGTTCAACACCGACGCCATCAAGGACGTCCGCGTGTTCAAAGGCGGCTACCCGGCGGAGTACGGCGGCCGGCTCGGCTCGGTGATCGACGTGAGCAACCGCGACGGCAACCGGAACGCGCTCGACGGCAAGCTCAGCGTCGGCCTCCTCGCCTCGCGCGTCAACGCCGAGGGGCCGTACCGCCTGCCGAAGGCGCTCGGCGGGGCCGAGGGCTCGTGGTTCCTCGCCCTCCGCCGCTCCACGCTCGAACCCCTCCTCGCCGCCCTCCGCGACTCCGAGGAGTTCATCCCCGACGGGTTCTACTTCCTCGACTTCAACGGCAAGGTGAACCTCGACCTCTCGCCCAACGACCGGCTCTCGGTCTCGGGCTACGCCGGCGTCGACGACGTGGACTTCCCCTTCGCCGAGAACGCCCGCTTCAACCTCCGCTACGGCAACCAGACCGGCAGCGTCCGCTACACCCGCATCTTCTCCGACCGCGTGTTCTCGACGCTCCGGTTCACTGGCTCGCGCTACTTCAGCTTCCCGAAGGCGGAGGTCGCCGGGACGGAGTTCGAGCAGCGCAACACGATCGACGACGTCTCGGCGAAGGCGGACGTGGAGTGGCTCGCGAGCCCGCAGTTCGAGGTCAAGGCCGGGGCGTGGGGCGGCGACCTCTCGCTCCGGCTCAACAACTTCTTCGACGGGCGAGAGACGCTCGACTCCCGCATCGAGAGCCGCTATTTCTCGGGCTACGGGCAGGCGACGTTCCGCCCGACGCCGGCGTGGATCCTCACCGGCGGCCTCCGCGCGGCGTACTTCTCCTCGGGCGACTACCTCCGGCTGGAGCCGCGCCTCTCCGTCGAGCGGAAGTTCGGCGAGCGCGTCCTCGCGCAGGCCGCCTACGGCCGCTACTACCAGTTCCTCACCCTCGTCTCGAACGAGGCGTTCTCCGCCTTCGACGTGTGGGTGACGGCCGCCGAAGCCGTGCCGCCGTCGTACGGCGACCAGTTCGTGCTCGGGCTCAAGACGCGCCCGCTCGACAACTTCGGCGCCGACGTCGAGGTCTACTACCGGACCCTCCGCGACCTCTTCGAGATCGACCCGAACCTGCCCGACGTGGCGGGGCTTGAATACGCTGACATCTTCCGCTTCGGCGAGGGCTACGCGACGGGCATCGAGATGCAGCTGGAGCGGCCGAAGGGGCGCCTCAACGGGTTCATCGGCTACACGCTCGCGCTCACGCAACGGAAGTTCATCGGCGCCGACGGCGACCCGGTCAACCCCGACGCCAACGGCGAGCCGCAGTACTACTCGCCGAAGTACGACCGTCGCCACGACCTCTCGCTCGTGGCGAACCTCGAGCTCGGCCGGGGGTGGACGCTGACGGGCACGTTCGTCTACGCCACCGGGCAGGCCTACACCCGCGCGAACGGCCGCTACGACGTGGACCTCCCCGTCGGCAGCATCGAGGGCGGCGCCATCGAGACCTCGGGGCTCAACCGCGCCCGCCTCCCGGCGTACCACCGCGCCGACCTCGGCTTCACACGCGAGGGCTCGTTCTTCGGACTCGGCGACTACGAGCTCCGGCTCCAGACGATCAACCTCTATTCGCGCCGCAACGTGTGGTTCATCCTCACCGACCTCGACGAGGAGTTCGCGGCGCAGGACCCGGTGCGGATGCTGCCGCTCCTCCCGAACGTCTCCCTCACCGTCGATTTTTAG
- a CDS encoding T9SS type A sorting domain-containing protein has translation MRLATLFLLLSGLTAAPAALAQTPGDCQPGRAEADLAIADVRARLFNTGSLFFGNTTVAGDGYIAPKGSGLSPLFAGGLWIGGLIGGEIRVAGATYADFEFWPGPLNEDGSLPNPDDCSAFDRFWVVDAFDLQRYDDTGVASDDLAGWPADLGAPVIDGDGNPNNYDLAAGDRPAVYGHQTAFWVMNDVGNEHDNSLTEPIGLEVRATAFTSAEALLDQHTFYRYELVNRNSQPFEAARFGFFTDPDLGDPADDYVGMDSTRGMAFVYNADNDDRGGLNNGYGDTPPALGYDFLTGAAVSMYFASTAGAPNSDPNNGPQIYNYLRGLWLDGTPVTEGGDGYETEGPVLPWTYPGDPVTEQFWSEVNPDPAGDPNPPGDRRHTIASPAFTLAPGERRVFDLAILFAQGADNLGSIVALRAASDAVQARYDAGTLFAPGFAPPPPGALSAPALLTPDDGAVFVDEPAVLTWTAVPGAESYRVEVATGPDFADTETFYPIEPTLTFEGVTNEVSPYRWRVQALGDGLASSVDSETRSFTFYRYVFDGLAGGIGIIETAYPGADVCPDADDPGCAAGYPGNTVWLSPNSTGDYVLTNPDNEFRDLLRNRDIFDGEDFEIRFTEACATPGACLGVYASVLPGGAGSNSDLIASVPFELWNVGSAADDVPEDDVRMIPLLRALEGAAATAAWADTFPIEQAVIAGGDTLTLPVTNRVLGVMPDRPNGYALFEAAALGFGGPGSTYVPAEDGDEQVDPNPADGADCRSQRFYADFCYRGGSNRIVVPIGGLEGLVLADLAGDGTTPPAGTTIRLDSNDRAPVNAEEDGPAAPQAFRLGAAFPNPFSVTATVPFEVERPGPVRLSVFDVLGRRVAMLVDGDVAAGPHRATLDGSRLATGVYLVVLDADGQRQATKVLVVR, from the coding sequence ATGCGCCTCGCTACGCTCTTCCTGCTCTTGTCGGGCCTCACGGCAGCGCCCGCTGCCCTCGCGCAGACGCCCGGCGACTGCCAGCCCGGCCGCGCCGAAGCCGACCTCGCCATCGCCGATGTGCGGGCCCGCCTCTTCAACACCGGCAGCCTCTTCTTCGGCAACACGACGGTTGCGGGCGACGGCTACATCGCGCCGAAGGGCTCCGGCCTCTCGCCCCTATTCGCCGGCGGGCTCTGGATCGGCGGCCTCATCGGTGGCGAGATCCGGGTCGCCGGAGCGACGTACGCCGACTTCGAGTTCTGGCCGGGGCCGCTGAACGAAGACGGCTCGCTCCCCAATCCCGACGACTGCTCCGCCTTCGACCGCTTCTGGGTCGTCGACGCCTTCGACCTCCAGCGCTACGACGACACCGGCGTCGCCTCCGACGACCTCGCCGGCTGGCCCGCCGACCTCGGCGCACCGGTGATCGACGGCGACGGCAACCCGAACAACTACGACCTCGCGGCGGGCGACCGCCCGGCGGTGTACGGGCACCAGACGGCGTTCTGGGTGATGAACGACGTCGGCAACGAGCACGACAACTCGCTGACGGAGCCGATCGGGTTGGAGGTACGAGCGACGGCGTTCACCTCAGCCGAAGCGCTCCTCGACCAGCACACGTTCTATCGGTACGAACTCGTCAACCGGAACAGCCAGCCCTTCGAGGCCGCGCGGTTCGGGTTCTTCACCGACCCCGACCTCGGCGATCCCGCCGACGACTACGTGGGGATGGATTCGACTCGGGGAATGGCGTTCGTCTACAACGCCGACAACGACGACCGCGGCGGGCTCAACAATGGCTACGGGGATACGCCGCCCGCCCTCGGCTACGACTTCCTCACTGGAGCCGCCGTCTCGATGTACTTCGCAAGCACGGCAGGCGCTCCGAATTCGGACCCGAACAATGGCCCCCAGATCTACAACTACCTCCGCGGCCTGTGGCTAGACGGTACGCCGGTGACGGAGGGCGGCGACGGCTATGAGACCGAGGGGCCCGTCCTCCCGTGGACCTACCCCGGCGACCCCGTCACGGAGCAGTTCTGGAGTGAGGTGAACCCAGATCCAGCTGGTGACCCCAACCCTCCCGGTGATCGGCGCCATACCATCGCCTCGCCCGCTTTCACGCTCGCACCGGGCGAGCGCCGCGTGTTCGACCTCGCGATCCTCTTCGCGCAGGGCGCGGATAACCTCGGCTCGATCGTCGCGTTGCGTGCCGCCTCGGACGCCGTGCAAGCTCGCTACGACGCAGGCACCCTCTTCGCCCCCGGCTTCGCCCCGCCGCCGCCCGGCGCCCTCTCCGCGCCCGCGCTCCTCACGCCCGACGACGGCGCGGTCTTCGTCGACGAGCCGGCCGTGCTCACGTGGACGGCCGTGCCCGGCGCCGAGAGCTACCGCGTCGAGGTCGCCACCGGCCCCGACTTCGCCGACACCGAGACGTTCTACCCCATCGAGCCGACGCTGACCTTCGAGGGGGTGACGAACGAGGTGAGCCCGTACCGCTGGCGCGTGCAGGCGCTCGGCGACGGGCTCGCGTCGAGCGTCGATTCCGAGACGCGCTCGTTCACGTTCTACCGCTACGTCTTCGACGGCCTCGCCGGTGGCATCGGCATCATCGAGACGGCCTACCCCGGTGCCGACGTGTGCCCTGACGCCGACGACCCCGGCTGCGCCGCCGGCTACCCCGGCAACACCGTCTGGCTGAGCCCGAACAGCACCGGCGACTACGTCCTCACCAACCCGGACAATGAGTTCCGCGACCTGCTCCGCAACCGCGACATCTTCGACGGAGAGGATTTCGAGATCCGCTTCACCGAGGCCTGTGCCACGCCCGGCGCCTGCCTCGGCGTCTACGCCTCGGTGCTGCCTGGAGGGGCAGGCAGCAACTCGGATCTCATCGCGAGCGTGCCCTTCGAGCTGTGGAACGTGGGCAGCGCCGCCGACGACGTGCCCGAGGACGACGTGCGGATGATCCCGCTCCTCCGTGCGCTCGAAGGCGCAGCAGCGACGGCAGCGTGGGCCGACACGTTCCCCATCGAGCAGGCCGTCATCGCCGGCGGCGACACGCTCACGCTCCCCGTGACAAATCGCGTGCTCGGCGTGATGCCGGACCGGCCGAACGGCTACGCCCTCTTCGAAGCTGCCGCGCTCGGATTCGGCGGACCCGGCTCGACGTACGTCCCGGCCGAGGACGGCGACGAGCAGGTCGACCCGAACCCCGCCGACGGCGCCGACTGCCGGAGCCAGCGCTTCTACGCCGACTTCTGCTACCGCGGCGGGAGCAACCGCATCGTCGTCCCGATTGGTGGGCTCGAAGGGCTCGTCCTCGCCGACCTCGCCGGCGACGGCACGACCCCGCCCGCCGGCACCACGATCCGCCTCGACTCGAACGACCGCGCCCCTGTGAATGCGGAGGAGGACGGCCCGGCGGCACCGCAGGCGTTCCGGCTCGGCGCGGCGTTCCCGAACCCGTTCTCGGTGACGGCGACGGTGCCGTTCGAGGTCGAGCGCCCCGGCCCGGTCCGGCTCTCCGTCTTCGACGTGCTCGGGCGGCGGGTAGCGATGCTCGTCGACGGCGACGTGGCGGCCGGCCCGCACCGGGCGACGCTCGACGGGTCGCGCCTCGCGACGGGGGTGTACCTCGTCGTGCTCGACGCCGACGGGCAGCGGCAGGCGACGAAGGTCCTCGTCGTGCGTTAG
- a CDS encoding T9SS type A sorting domain-containing protein, with amino-acid sequence MRLATARLVALVLLLGTVPASAQTPGDCQLGTAETDLNLADVQARLFNTGSLFFGNSTVSGDGYIAPKGAGLSPIFPAGIWVGGLIGGDLRVAAATYADFEFWPGPLDEDGSLPNPDDCSVFDRFWVVDAFDVQRYDDTGVASDDLAGWPADLGAPVIDGDGVEGNYDLAAGDRPAVYGHQTAFWVMNDVGNAHDNSLTEPIGLEVRATAFVSAESVLDQHTFYRYELVNRNSQPFEAARFGLFVDPDLGDPADDYVGSDSMRGMAFVYNADNDDNGGLNGGYGDRPAAAGYDFLTGAGASMYFSGVAGTEIADPNNGPEIYNVLRARWRFGTPLTEGGDGYMTGGPVLTWAFPGAPETEQFWSEVNIDGTGADTAPGDRRNVIASEAFTLAPGERRTFDLAILFAQGADNLDSVAELREASDAVQFRHDSGTLFAPGFAPPPPGALAAPALLTPADGSVFIDESATLTWTEVPGAESYRIEIATEPDFSDRRAFYTLEPAFTFADDRANEVFAYRWRVQAFADGLASSAFSDVRSFTFYRYVGDFFGDGLGLIETAYPGVTVCADGSDPACAAGYPGNAVWRDPNSTGDYILTNPANRPNDLLRDILTVDGDDFEIRFTEACATPGTCLGVYASRIPGGNNLIASVPFELWNVRGGLGASDDAADDVRMIPLLRALTGAEPVAEWADTFPAEQDVIAGDDTLALSVTNRVLGVMPDRPNGYALFEAAANGFGGAGATYVPAEDGDEQIDPNPADGADCRSQRFYADFCYRGNSNRIVAPIGGLEGIVLADLADDGTTPPAGTTIRFVSNDRLTVDAEDDAPASPQAFRLGAAFPNPFAVTATVPFEVEHPGPVRLSVFDVLGRQVAVLVEGDVAAGPHRATLDGSRLATGVYLVVLEAGGQRQASKVLVVR; translated from the coding sequence ATGCGCCTCGCTACCGCTCGCCTCGTCGCGCTCGTCCTCCTGCTCGGCACCGTCCCCGCCTCCGCCCAGACGCCCGGCGATTGCCAGCTCGGCACGGCCGAGACCGACCTCAACCTCGCCGATGTGCAGGCCCGCCTCTTCAACACCGGCAGCCTCTTCTTCGGTAACAGCACCGTCAGCGGCGACGGCTACATCGCCCCGAAGGGCGCCGGCCTCTCGCCGATTTTCCCCGCCGGGATCTGGGTCGGCGGGCTCATCGGCGGCGACCTCCGCGTGGCGGCGGCGACGTACGCCGACTTCGAGTTCTGGCCCGGCCCCCTCGACGAAGACGGCTCGCTCCCCAATCCCGACGACTGCTCCGTCTTCGACCGCTTCTGGGTCGTCGACGCCTTCGACGTGCAGCGCTACGACGACACCGGTGTCGCCTCCGACGACCTCGCCGGCTGGCCCGCCGACCTCGGCGCACCGGTGATCGACGGCGACGGAGTCGAGGGGAACTACGACCTCGCGGCAGGCGACCGCCCGGCGGTGTACGGCCATCAGACGGCGTTCTGGGTGATGAACGACGTGGGGAACGCGCACGACAACTCGCTCACGGAACCCATCGGGCTGGAGGTGCGAGCGACGGCGTTCGTCTCGGCCGAGTCCGTGCTCGACCAGCACACGTTCTACCGCTACGAACTCGTCAACCGGAACAGCCAGCCGTTCGAGGCCGCCCGGTTCGGCCTCTTTGTGGACCCCGACCTCGGCGATCCTGCCGACGACTACGTCGGGAGCGACTCGATGCGGGGGATGGCGTTCGTCTACAACGCCGACAACGACGACAACGGCGGGCTCAACGGTGGCTACGGCGACCGGCCCGCGGCGGCCGGCTACGACTTCCTCACCGGCGCCGGGGCCTCGATGTATTTCTCGGGTGTCGCCGGGACAGAGATCGCAGACCCCAACAACGGGCCTGAGATCTACAACGTCCTCCGAGCGAGGTGGCGGTTCGGCACGCCGTTGACGGAGGGCGGCGACGGGTATATGACCGGCGGCCCCGTCCTCACGTGGGCGTTCCCGGGCGCGCCCGAGACCGAGCAGTTCTGGAGCGAGGTGAACATCGACGGCACCGGGGCGGACACGGCTCCCGGCGACCGCCGCAACGTCATCGCCTCGGAGGCCTTCACGCTCGCCCCCGGCGAGCGCCGCACGTTCGACCTCGCGATCCTCTTCGCACAGGGCGCGGACAACCTCGACTCCGTCGCCGAACTCCGCGAGGCCTCCGACGCCGTGCAGTTCCGCCACGACAGCGGCACCCTCTTCGCCCCCGGCTTCGCCCCGCCGCCGCCCGGCGCCCTCGCCGCGCCCGCCCTCCTCACCCCCGCCGACGGGTCCGTCTTCATCGACGAGTCCGCGACGCTCACGTGGACCGAGGTGCCCGGCGCCGAGAGCTACCGCATCGAGATCGCCACCGAGCCCGACTTCAGTGACCGCCGCGCGTTCTACACCCTCGAGCCCGCGTTCACCTTCGCCGACGACCGGGCCAACGAGGTCTTCGCCTACCGCTGGCGCGTGCAGGCGTTCGCCGACGGCCTCGCGTCGAGCGCGTTCTCCGACGTCCGCTCGTTCACGTTCTACCGCTACGTGGGCGACTTCTTCGGCGACGGCCTCGGCCTCATCGAGACGGCCTATCCCGGGGTCACGGTCTGCGCCGACGGCAGCGACCCCGCCTGCGCCGCGGGCTACCCCGGCAACGCCGTCTGGCGCGACCCGAACTCGACTGGCGATTACATCCTCACGAACCCCGCGAATCGCCCCAATGACCTCCTCCGGGACATCCTCACGGTCGATGGCGACGACTTCGAGATCCGCTTCACCGAAGCCTGCGCTACGCCCGGCACCTGCCTCGGCGTCTACGCCTCACGGATTCCGGGCGGCAACAACCTGATCGCCAGTGTGCCCTTCGAGCTGTGGAACGTTCGCGGTGGGCTCGGGGCGAGCGACGACGCGGCCGACGACGTGCGGATGATTCCGCTCCTCCGCGCGCTCACCGGCGCCGAGCCTGTCGCGGAATGGGCCGACACCTTCCCCGCCGAGCAAGACGTGATCGCGGGAGACGACACGCTCGCGCTCTCCGTGACGAACCGCGTGCTCGGCGTGATGCCGGATCGGCCGAACGGCTACGCCCTCTTCGAGGCCGCCGCGAATGGCTTCGGCGGCGCCGGTGCGACGTACGTCCCGGCCGAAGACGGCGACGAGCAGATCGACCCGAACCCCGCTGACGGCGCCGACTGCCGGAGCCAGCGCTTCTACGCCGACTTCTGCTACCGGGGGAACAGCAACCGCATCGTCGCGCCGATTGGCGGGCTCGAAGGGATCGTCCTCGCCGATCTCGCCGACGACGGGACCACGCCGCCGGCCGGCACCACGATCCGCTTCGTCTCCAACGACCGGCTCACGGTCGACGCCGAGGACGACGCGCCCGCGAGCCCGCAGGCGTTCCGGCTCGGCGCGGCCTTCCCCAATCCGTTCGCGGTGACGGCGACGGTGCCGTTCGAGGTCGAGCACCCCGGCCCCGTCCGGCTCTCCGTCTTCGACGTGCTCGGGCGGCAGGTCGCCGTGCTCGTCGAGGGCGACGTGGCAGCGGGCCCGCACCGGGCGACGCTCGACGGGTCGAGATTGGCGACGGGGGTGTACCTCGTCGTGCTCGAAGCGGGCGGGCAGCGGCAGGCGTCGAAAGTGCTCGTCGTCCGCTAG
- a CDS encoding T9SS type A sorting domain-containing protein has protein sequence MRLATLFLFLWGLLAVPAALAQTPGTCQTGTAEADLNLADVQARLFNTGSLFFGNTTVSGDGYIAPKGSGRAPMFAAGIWVGGRIDDSLRVAAATYNDFEFWPGPLEPGATLPDDDCSAFDRIYVVDAFDLQRYDETGTASDDLAAWPVDLGAPVVDGDGVEGNYNLEGGDRPEIYGHQTAFWVMNDVGNAHTNSLTAPIGLEVRVTAFASAESVLDRHTFYRYEVINRNSQPFEAARFGFFADPDLGDPADDYVGSDSTRSMAFVYNADNDDVGGLGGGYGMNPPAFGYDLLSGAAGAMYFTNTAGGPTSDPNNAEQIYNYLRALWGDGTPVTEGGDGYMTSGPVTTWAFPGDPVTEQFWSEVNIGGTGDENDPGDRRNLLVSEAFTLAPGESRTFDLALLFAQGANNLDSVSELRDASDAVQFRYDAGTLFAPGFTPPEPGGLATPELVSPADGAFFDDEAVLEWSAVPGAESYRIEVATNADFSDRQVFYSADLSLTFEGVSNAVIDYFWHVQAVADGLATSEFSDSRSFRFYRYESDDFGRGTGIIETAYPGADVCEDSDDPGCSEGYPGNTVWLDPNSTSDYVLTTPENDFGDLFRYLDVAVPDDYEIRFTEACATPGACLGVYASALPGGSDLITSVPFELWNVGRLAEDVPEDDVRMIPMLRALEGAAPTAAWADVFPGSQVVLVGDDAPTLPVTQRVIGVMPDRPNGYDLFEAAANGFGGPGATYDPATDGDEQVDINPADGRDCRSQDFYADFCYRGGNNRFVAPIGGLEGLVLADLAGDGTTPPAGTVIRFDSNDILFVDAEGEAPTAPQAFRLGSAFPNPFAATATVPFEVERAGAIRLSVFDVLGRQVAVLVDGDVAAGPHRATFDGSRLATGVYLVVLEADGQRQASKVLVVR, from the coding sequence ATGCGACTCGCTACGCTCTTCCTCTTTCTCTGGGGCCTCCTGGCCGTGCCCGCTGCCCTCGCGCAGACGCCCGGTACTTGCCAGACCGGCACGGCCGAGGCCGACCTCAACCTCGCCGATGTGCAGGCCCGTCTCTTCAACACCGGCAGCCTCTTCTTCGGCAACACCACCGTCAGCGGCGACGGCTACATCGCGCCGAAGGGCTCCGGCCGCGCCCCCATGTTCGCCGCAGGCATCTGGGTCGGCGGGCGCATCGACGATAGTCTCCGCGTAGCGGCGGCGACGTACAACGACTTCGAGTTCTGGCCCGGCCCCCTCGAGCCCGGCGCCACGCTCCCCGACGACGACTGCTCGGCGTTCGACCGCATCTACGTCGTCGACGCCTTCGACCTCCAGCGCTACGACGAAACCGGCACGGCCTCCGACGACCTCGCCGCGTGGCCCGTCGACCTCGGCGCACCCGTCGTCGACGGCGACGGCGTCGAGGGGAACTACAATTTGGAGGGCGGCGACCGGCCCGAGATCTACGGGCACCAGACGGCGTTCTGGGTGATGAACGACGTGGGGAACGCGCACACGAACTCGCTGACGGCGCCGATCGGGCTCGAGGTCCGCGTCACCGCGTTCGCCTCGGCCGAGTCCGTGCTCGACCGTCACACGTTCTACCGCTACGAGGTCATCAACCGGAACAGCCAGCCCTTCGAGGCCGCGCGGTTCGGGTTCTTCGCCGACCCCGACCTCGGCGACCCCGCCGACGACTACGTCGGGAGCGACTCGACGCGGAGCATGGCCTTCGTCTACAACGCCGACAACGACGACGTCGGCGGACTCGGCGGCGGCTACGGGATGAACCCGCCGGCCTTCGGGTACGACCTCCTCTCCGGCGCTGCCGGGGCGATGTATTTCACGAACACTGCAGGTGGTCCGACATCGGACCCCAACAACGCGGAACAGATCTACAACTACCTCCGCGCGCTCTGGGGTGACGGTACGCCGGTGACGGAGGGCGGCGACGGGTACATGACCTCGGGGCCCGTCACGACATGGGCCTTCCCCGGCGACCCCGTCACCGAACAGTTCTGGAGCGAGGTGAACATCGGCGGCACCGGCGACGAGAACGACCCCGGCGACCGTCGCAACCTCCTCGTGTCGGAGGCCTTCACGCTTGCGCCGGGTGAGAGCCGGACCTTCGACCTCGCGCTCCTCTTCGCGCAGGGCGCGAACAACCTCGACTCCGTCAGCGAACTCCGCGATGCATCCGACGCCGTGCAGTTCCGCTACGACGCGGGCACCCTCTTCGCTCCCGGCTTCACGCCGCCCGAGCCCGGCGGCCTCGCCACGCCTGAACTCGTATCGCCCGCCGACGGGGCCTTCTTCGACGACGAAGCGGTCCTCGAATGGTCGGCCGTGCCCGGCGCCGAGAGCTACCGCATCGAGGTCGCGACCAACGCCGACTTCAGCGACCGCCAGGTGTTCTACTCGGCCGATCTGTCGCTCACGTTCGAAGGCGTATCCAACGCCGTGATCGACTACTTCTGGCACGTGCAGGCCGTGGCGGACGGGCTCGCCACGAGCGAGTTCTCCGACAGCCGCTCGTTCCGGTTCTACCGCTACGAGTCCGATGACTTCGGCCGCGGCACGGGCATCATCGAGACGGCCTACCCCGGCGCCGACGTTTGTGAGGATAGCGACGATCCCGGTTGCTCCGAGGGCTACCCCGGCAACACCGTCTGGCTCGACCCGAACTCGACGTCTGACTACGTCCTCACGACGCCCGAGAACGATTTCGGCGACCTCTTCCGCTACCTCGACGTCGCGGTTCCGGACGACTACGAGATCCGCTTCACGGAAGCGTGCGCCACGCCCGGCGCCTGCCTCGGCGTCTACGCCTCGGCCCTCCCCGGCGGCTCCGACCTCATCACGAGCGTGCCCTTCGAGCTGTGGAACGTGGGCCGTTTGGCTGAGGACGTGCCGGAGGACGACGTGCGCATGATCCCGATGCTCCGCGCCCTCGAAGGCGCAGCGCCGACGGCCGCGTGGGCCGACGTCTTCCCCGGCTCCCAGGTCGTCCTCGTCGGTGACGACGCGCCCACGCTCCCCGTCACGCAGCGCGTGATCGGCGTGATGCCCGACCGGCCGAACGGCTATGACTTGTTTGAGGCCGCCGCGAATGGCTTCGGCGGACCGGGCGCGACCTACGACCCCGCGACCGACGGCGACGAGCAGGTCGACATCAATCCGGCCGACGGCCGCGATTGCCGCAGCCAGGACTTCTACGCCGACTTCTGCTACCGCGGTGGCAACAACCGCTTCGTCGCCCCGATCGGCGGGCTCGAAGGGCTCGTCCTCGCCGACCTCGCCGGCGACGGCACCACGCCGCCCGCCGGAACGGTGATCCGGTTCGACTCCAACGACATCCTCTTCGTGGATGCCGAGGGCGAAGCCCCGACGGCACCGCAGGCGTTCCGGCTCGGGTCCGCGTTCCCGAACCCGTTCGCCGCGACGGCGACGGTGCCGTTCGAGGTCGAGCGCGCCGGCGCGATCCGGCTCTCCGTCTTCGACGTGCTCGGGCGGCAGGTCGCCGTGCTCGTCGACGGCGACGTGGCGGCAGGCCCGCACCGTGCCACGTTTGACGGCTCGCGGCTGGCGACGGGGGTGTACCTCGTCGTGCTCGAAGCGGACGGGCAGCGGCAGGCGTCGAAGGTCCTCGTCGTGCGTTGA